One Flexivirga aerilata DNA segment encodes these proteins:
- a CDS encoding GNAT family N-acetyltransferase, with the protein MLRTLSAARTLGPGDYNAALDLCATDPLANVFVAARLIEGGPTFTGSLLGVEASRQLRSLCWISANVVPVAADGEALDAYAARLRRKRRRCSSIFGDSEQVLGLWSRLERHWGGARSVRPDQPMMAVSTAPLLSGRPIDSRVRPARVDEVDIVLPASARMFTEEIGYAPYLGSDRDYRRMVAALIRAGHTFVIVEDGRVIFKADIGSLASGVAQIQGVWVAPDRRGQGVAVPAMNAVVQQVIDTIAPTVTLYVNAYNEPALRTYHAAGFRQVSRFATVIL; encoded by the coding sequence GTGTTACGCACTCTCAGCGCCGCGCGGACCCTCGGTCCGGGCGACTACAACGCGGCGCTCGACCTGTGCGCGACCGACCCCCTGGCCAACGTCTTCGTCGCGGCCCGTCTGATCGAGGGCGGACCGACGTTCACCGGGTCGCTGCTCGGGGTCGAGGCGTCGCGGCAGTTGCGTTCGCTGTGCTGGATCTCCGCCAACGTCGTGCCGGTTGCCGCCGACGGTGAGGCGCTCGACGCGTATGCCGCGCGGTTGCGCCGCAAACGCCGCCGCTGCTCGTCGATCTTCGGTGACTCCGAGCAGGTGCTCGGCCTGTGGTCGCGGCTGGAGCGGCACTGGGGCGGCGCGCGGTCGGTGCGCCCGGATCAGCCGATGATGGCGGTGTCGACCGCGCCGCTGCTCTCCGGTCGGCCGATCGACTCGCGGGTGCGCCCGGCGCGGGTGGACGAGGTCGACATCGTGCTGCCGGCGTCGGCGCGGATGTTCACCGAGGAGATCGGCTATGCGCCATACCTCGGCTCCGACCGCGACTACCGGCGGATGGTCGCCGCGTTGATCCGGGCCGGCCACACGTTCGTGATCGTCGAGGACGGCCGGGTCATCTTCAAGGCCGACATCGGCTCGCTCGCGTCTGGGGTCGCGCAGATCCAGGGCGTGTGGGTGGCGCCCGACCGCCGTGGGCAGGGCGTCGCCGTACCCGCGATGAATGCGGTCGTGCAGCAGGTCATCGACACCATCGCGCCGACGGTGACGCTCTACGTCAACGCCTACAACGAACCGGCCCTGCGCACCTACCATGCGGCTGGGTTCCGGCAGGTCAGTCGGTTCGCGACCGTCATCCTCTAG
- a CDS encoding DoxX family protein — translation MTQPLRPTAKVLVAAFAGSGIIHLVRPQVFEPIVPPQLPRARELVYASGVAELACAAGLLLPRTRQIAGKASAGLLVGVLPANLQMTLDAGRAVAAKGAAVPRVGFFAGTVARLPLQWPLIRAAWTAGR, via the coding sequence ATGACTCAGCCATTGCGTCCGACCGCCAAGGTGCTGGTCGCTGCCTTCGCCGGATCCGGGATCATTCACCTGGTGCGCCCGCAGGTCTTCGAGCCGATCGTGCCGCCGCAGTTGCCGCGTGCGCGTGAGCTCGTCTATGCCTCCGGTGTCGCCGAACTGGCTTGTGCGGCAGGGCTTTTGCTGCCCCGCACCCGGCAGATTGCCGGGAAGGCATCGGCCGGGCTCCTGGTGGGGGTGTTGCCGGCGAACCTGCAGATGACCCTCGACGCCGGGCGCGCCGTCGCCGCCAAGGGTGCGGCCGTGCCCAGGGTCGGCTTCTTCGCCGGCACGGTTGCCCGGTTGCCGTTGCAGTGGCCGCTGATCCGGGCCGCCTGGACGGCCGGTCGCTGA
- a CDS encoding HNH endonuclease signature motif containing protein produces the protein MSLDSAVPLPERPGAPEGDVRGPVEPGRGPVALQELETLVAVVDEMPALIHQLGDAQVESLTQVLLRLHGRSAQVAAVVTADAVDRGTVASSIAANTTQWVCRHAEASGVPIEPVEAKTIAVVAEACRERKNAVIAAAVARGSCTVSTARAALINADKVAPVIPTADRGEVLAWFLQLDPALGARGVQALTRKILATYATEALSAQDAKLEHVETLTWGKTATGMTRLVAELAPANAAILKAAITAGSAPRPATADTADTGGSGPTGSHNEHGTGEAGEPRGKGTSTSTSTSTSETVRDDRTPGKRRADALMELIAAGAKVAAGEVAPVGSAATILLTMELSALTDGLGGATTPGGDVLDAGAARRAACDADLIPAVLGGPSQPMDVGRRERLVTKGLRAAVVIRDGGCTFPGCDRPPGFCEVHHVRPWWAGGETSLTNSAILCCRHHQEVHRHGFMAHVRPDGVTWDLTPGRMPGHAHAAA, from the coding sequence ATGTCTCTCGATTCTGCTGTGCCGCTGCCCGAGCGCCCCGGCGCGCCGGAGGGTGATGTGCGGGGGCCGGTTGAGCCGGGTCGCGGGCCAGTCGCGCTGCAGGAGTTGGAGACGCTCGTAGCGGTCGTTGACGAGATGCCCGCCCTGATCCATCAACTCGGGGACGCCCAGGTGGAGTCGTTGACGCAGGTGTTGTTGCGGTTGCATGGGCGTTCGGCGCAGGTTGCTGCGGTGGTGACTGCTGATGCGGTGGATCGGGGCACGGTCGCGAGCTCGATAGCGGCGAACACCACCCAGTGGGTATGCCGTCACGCCGAAGCATCCGGGGTGCCGATCGAACCGGTCGAGGCGAAGACGATCGCGGTAGTCGCCGAGGCGTGCCGGGAGCGCAAGAACGCAGTCATCGCCGCCGCGGTCGCACGAGGTTCGTGCACGGTGTCGACCGCGCGGGCGGCGTTGATCAATGCAGACAAGGTGGCGCCGGTCATCCCGACCGCCGACCGCGGTGAAGTGCTGGCCTGGTTCCTCCAACTCGACCCGGCGTTGGGTGCACGTGGGGTGCAGGCCTTGACGCGGAAGATCCTCGCGACCTACGCCACCGAAGCCCTCTCCGCGCAGGACGCGAAACTCGAACACGTTGAAACCCTCACCTGGGGCAAGACCGCTACCGGGATGACCCGGTTGGTCGCGGAGTTGGCACCCGCGAATGCTGCGATCTTGAAGGCCGCGATCACGGCCGGGTCCGCACCACGACCCGCCACCGCCGACACCGCCGACACCGGCGGTTCCGGGCCCACCGGATCACACAACGAACACGGCACGGGCGAGGCCGGCGAGCCGCGCGGCAAAGGCACCAGCACCAGCACCAGCACCAGCACCAGCGAAACCGTGCGGGACGACCGAACTCCGGGCAAGCGCCGCGCGGATGCGTTGATGGAGCTGATCGCTGCAGGCGCGAAAGTTGCCGCCGGTGAGGTCGCGCCGGTCGGGTCGGCGGCGACGATCCTGCTGACCATGGAACTGTCGGCGTTGACCGACGGGCTCGGCGGGGCGACCACCCCGGGCGGTGACGTGCTCGATGCCGGAGCCGCCCGCCGCGCCGCCTGTGACGCGGACCTGATCCCCGCGGTCCTCGGCGGACCCAGCCAACCGATGGATGTGGGCCGGCGAGAACGCCTGGTCACCAAGGGTTTACGCGCGGCTGTCGTCATACGCGATGGCGGGTGCACCTTCCCCGGCTGTGATCGGCCACCGGGTTTCTGCGAAGTCCATCACGTCAGACCCTGGTGGGCCGGCGGCGAAACCAGCCTCACCAACTCGGCCATCCTGTGCTGCCGACATCATCAGGAAGTCCACCGACACGGGTTCATGGCACACGTCCGTCCCGACGGCGTCACCTGGGATCTCACCCCCGGCCGCATGCCCGGCCACGCCCACGCCGCAGCATGA
- a CDS encoding CoA transferase yields MTWPTLPLPWPTTAQVRGPRRWWDGPLDVEGLAVGSVRAAVSAANTVAIARDCPWSGWVASGLVGASFGSIGRLRVDGSPVAEWAELSGFFAAADGWVRLHGNYPHHAEVLRRVLDANGRAGDQAGDRAGVAAAVRSRAALEVEAAVRAAGGIAGAVRSPDAWREHPHHAAAIAGTGLVTVGTPTGAVRPLEPSVSLPLSGIRVLDLTRVIAGPTAARFLGALGADVLRVDPPAMPELLGQHLDTGFAKRSTVLDFGSDDQLATARELAGSADIVLSSYRPGALKRFGLDRDSLLAGHPHLVVVELSAWGDTGPWATQRGFDSIVQAVTGIASRYAAADGTPGALPVQALDHATGYLMATSAMRLLSRRPQEGGASARLALARTADWLLQAPAVGGTVDADAFDGPDCPLWLEQADSSYGLLEGVRPPVFAGDVPLEYPTAPTRYGADVPEWWQRE; encoded by the coding sequence GTGACCTGGCCGACCTTGCCGCTGCCCTGGCCGACGACCGCACAGGTGCGCGGACCGCGCCGGTGGTGGGACGGCCCGCTCGACGTCGAGGGGCTGGCGGTCGGGAGCGTGCGGGCCGCCGTGTCGGCGGCGAACACCGTTGCGATTGCTCGCGATTGCCCCTGGAGCGGCTGGGTGGCGAGTGGCCTGGTGGGCGCGTCCTTCGGGTCCATCGGCCGGCTGCGGGTCGACGGCTCGCCGGTCGCCGAATGGGCCGAGTTGTCCGGCTTCTTCGCTGCGGCCGACGGCTGGGTGCGGCTGCACGGCAACTACCCGCATCATGCCGAGGTGCTGCGGCGGGTGCTCGACGCGAACGGGCGCGCGGGCGATCAGGCGGGCGATCGTGCGGGCGTCGCAGCGGCCGTGCGCTCGCGCGCAGCCCTCGAGGTCGAGGCAGCCGTGCGCGCGGCCGGTGGCATCGCGGGCGCGGTGCGCAGTCCGGATGCCTGGCGTGAGCATCCGCACCATGCCGCCGCGATCGCCGGCACCGGACTGGTCACCGTCGGCACTCCGACCGGCGCAGTCCGACCGCTTGAGCCATCGGTCTCGTTGCCGCTCAGCGGGATTCGCGTACTCGACCTGACGCGGGTGATCGCCGGCCCGACCGCCGCCCGCTTCCTCGGCGCGCTCGGTGCCGACGTGCTGCGCGTCGACCCCCCGGCGATGCCCGAGCTGCTCGGGCAGCATCTGGACACCGGTTTCGCCAAACGGAGCACGGTGCTCGACTTCGGCTCCGACGACCAGTTGGCGACCGCCCGCGAGCTGGCCGGGTCGGCGGACATCGTGCTGTCGTCCTACCGGCCGGGAGCGCTGAAACGCTTCGGCCTTGACCGGGATTCGCTGCTCGCCGGTCACCCGCACCTGGTCGTGGTGGAGCTGTCCGCATGGGGTGACACCGGGCCGTGGGCGACGCAGCGCGGCTTCGACAGCATCGTGCAGGCGGTCACCGGGATCGCCAGCCGGTATGCCGCAGCGGATGGCACTCCCGGCGCCCTTCCCGTGCAGGCACTCGACCACGCCACCGGCTACCTGATGGCGACCAGCGCGATGCGACTGCTCAGCCGGCGCCCGCAGGAGGGTGGTGCCTCCGCACGTCTGGCGCTCGCGCGCACCGCCGACTGGTTGCTGCAGGCGCCCGCCGTCGGAGGGACGGTGGACGCGGATGCGTTCGACGGCCCCGACTGCCCGCTGTGGCTGGAGCAGGCTGATTCGTCATACGGCCTGCTGGAGGGGGTGCGGCCGCCCGTTTTCGCCGGTGACGTGCCGCTCGAATATCCCACCGCACCAACGCGATACGGCGCCGATGTTCCCGAGTGGTGGCAGCGGGAGTAG
- a CDS encoding MSMEG_1061 family FMN-dependent PPOX-type flavoprotein has translation MYDESRNPYAGLPTITDVAQLELLGTPEPAVRDKVRDVLHPLDKEWLAASPLVFVGTATPDGRCDVSPKGDPNGLALVLDDHTIVIPERAGNKRMDGFHNILANPHIGLNFVIPGRGDTLRVNGIAQLVTDGPFFDDLVVKGHRPTLATIVHVEEVFYHCPKAFMRAGVWKPDTWAPEAVRLYADVAKELWRKGDDPAEVEAHYAEQRYAAQLYPTT, from the coding sequence GTGTATGACGAGAGCCGCAACCCCTACGCCGGCCTGCCGACGATCACCGACGTCGCGCAGCTGGAGCTCCTCGGCACGCCCGAGCCGGCGGTCCGCGACAAGGTGCGCGACGTGCTGCACCCGCTCGACAAGGAGTGGCTGGCCGCATCACCGCTGGTCTTCGTCGGCACGGCGACCCCCGACGGCCGGTGCGACGTGTCGCCGAAGGGCGACCCCAACGGCCTGGCGCTGGTGCTCGACGACCACACGATCGTCATCCCCGAGCGCGCCGGCAACAAGCGCATGGACGGCTTCCACAACATCCTGGCCAACCCGCACATCGGGCTCAACTTTGTGATCCCCGGTCGCGGAGACACGTTGCGGGTCAACGGAATTGCCCAGTTGGTCACCGACGGCCCGTTCTTCGACGACCTCGTCGTCAAGGGTCACCGGCCGACGCTGGCAACGATCGTGCACGTGGAGGAGGTCTTCTACCACTGCCCGAAGGCGTTCATGCGCGCCGGAGTGTGGAAGCCGGACACCTGGGCGCCGGAGGCGGTGCGCCTCTACGCCGACGTCGCCAAGGAGCTGTGGCGCAAGGGCGACGACCCGGCCGAGGTCGAGGCGCACTACGCCGAGCAGCGATACGCCGCACAGCTCTACCCCACGACGTGA
- a CDS encoding maleylpyruvate isomerase family mycothiol-dependent enzyme: MPASLALDDYLDGLATAAARLREDTAELPEESMVPTCPQWSALQLIAHTGMVHRWATAVIRGDEAAKAPSYSAGLEEEGMQQTDPGGWLLAGSDALERALRDAPADLDVFFFLNDAPESRLAWARRQCHETTVHAFDALAARLGQVPSAADAELDPRIAADGIDELLRGFATRRKESMLTSRPISVAVQPDDVEQSWTLRLSPDGTTCDLGLPDRADSTWTGTAAELYLGLWNRGRQIGQDGLDVIGFWRDNMRVEWS, from the coding sequence ATGCCTGCTTCGCTAGCGCTCGACGACTACCTGGACGGCCTCGCGACGGCGGCGGCCCGCCTACGCGAGGACACCGCGGAGCTGCCCGAGGAGTCGATGGTGCCGACCTGCCCGCAGTGGTCGGCCCTCCAGCTCATCGCGCACACCGGGATGGTGCACCGGTGGGCGACCGCCGTCATCCGTGGCGACGAGGCGGCGAAGGCCCCGTCATACAGCGCGGGGCTGGAGGAGGAGGGGATGCAGCAGACCGACCCTGGTGGCTGGCTGCTCGCCGGGTCGGACGCCCTGGAGCGCGCCCTGCGCGACGCCCCGGCCGACCTCGACGTGTTCTTCTTCCTCAACGACGCCCCCGAGTCCCGCCTGGCCTGGGCGCGGCGGCAGTGTCACGAGACGACGGTGCACGCGTTCGACGCCCTGGCGGCCCGGCTCGGGCAGGTGCCGTCGGCCGCGGACGCCGAGCTCGACCCGCGGATCGCGGCGGACGGCATCGACGAGCTGCTCCGCGGGTTCGCCACGCGCCGCAAGGAGTCGATGCTCACCAGTCGCCCGATCAGCGTCGCAGTGCAGCCGGACGACGTCGAGCAGAGCTGGACCTTGCGCCTCTCCCCCGACGGCACGACCTGCGACCTCGGGCTGCCCGACCGGGCGGACTCGACCTGGACCGGCACCGCCGCCGAGCTCTACCTCGGGCTCTGGAACCGTGGCCGCCAGATCGGCCAGGACGGGCTGGACGTGATCGGCTTCTGGCGGGACAACATGCGAGTGGAGTGGAGCTAG
- a CDS encoding acyl-CoA dehydrogenase family protein: MPEFQDPFARTPGNQVPPLAGHNTVTGDAALLDAIRAQTGGDADTVIASLTEVGAVAGSAEAREHGMLANEHEPVFRAVDRYGNRVDEVDYHPSWHWLMDKSIRFGLAGTAWADDGPSPHVRRAAGSVAWSAVEPGHGCPGSMTYAAVPALRADAALAAEFTPGLTSRTYDFGLRPTAEKAGLLAGMSMTEKQGGSDVRSNTTVAAPQPDGSYRLTGHKWFTSAPMNDIFLTLAQAPGGLTCFVLPRVLPDGSRNTLRIVRLKDKLGNRANASSELEYDGAHGIRLGDEGAGVRTIIEMVASTRLDCVLGSASLMRRSVAEATWHAAHRSAFGGLLADKPAMRNVLADLAVESEAATHLGLRLARAVDQADDPAERAFRRIGLPVAKFWVCKRTSFHVAEALETLGGNGYVEESGMPMLFRESPLNSIWEGSGNVNALDVLRVLQRTPEGVDVWRDEVDAADTPELRDGVDEVLKTIANITDPESAQYVARWLAARMAVLLQASLLVRNAPAAVADAFLVSRVLGQGAGVFGTLPAGVDTAAIVRRATPVIP; encoded by the coding sequence ATGCCCGAGTTCCAGGACCCGTTCGCCCGCACCCCTGGCAACCAGGTGCCGCCACTCGCCGGCCACAACACGGTGACCGGTGATGCCGCGCTGCTCGACGCGATCCGTGCGCAGACTGGCGGCGACGCCGACACCGTGATCGCCTCGCTGACCGAGGTCGGCGCGGTGGCCGGCTCCGCCGAGGCGCGCGAGCACGGGATGCTGGCCAACGAGCATGAGCCGGTCTTCCGCGCCGTCGACCGCTATGGCAACCGGGTCGACGAGGTCGACTACCACCCGAGCTGGCACTGGCTGATGGACAAGAGCATCCGTTTCGGCCTCGCCGGCACCGCCTGGGCCGACGACGGGCCGAGTCCGCACGTGCGGCGCGCTGCCGGGTCGGTCGCCTGGAGCGCGGTCGAACCCGGCCATGGGTGCCCCGGCTCGATGACCTACGCGGCCGTGCCCGCACTGCGCGCGGACGCTGCCCTCGCGGCGGAGTTCACCCCCGGATTAACCTCTCGCACTTATGATTTCGGCCTTCGCCCGACTGCCGAGAAGGCCGGTCTGCTCGCCGGGATGAGCATGACCGAGAAGCAGGGCGGCTCCGACGTGCGCAGCAACACCACGGTCGCCGCACCCCAGCCCGACGGCAGCTACCGGCTCACCGGGCACAAGTGGTTCACCTCGGCGCCGATGAACGACATCTTCCTCACCCTCGCCCAGGCGCCCGGCGGCCTGACCTGTTTCGTGCTCCCGCGGGTGCTGCCCGACGGCAGCCGCAACACGCTGCGCATCGTGCGGCTGAAGGACAAGCTCGGCAACCGCGCCAACGCCTCCAGCGAGCTGGAGTATGACGGGGCCCACGGCATACGGCTCGGGGACGAGGGTGCGGGCGTGCGGACGATCATCGAGATGGTCGCCTCGACCCGCCTGGACTGCGTGCTCGGGTCCGCGTCGCTGATGCGGCGCAGTGTCGCGGAGGCGACCTGGCACGCGGCGCACCGCAGCGCGTTTGGCGGGCTGCTGGCCGACAAGCCGGCGATGCGCAACGTGCTCGCCGACCTCGCGGTGGAGTCGGAGGCGGCCACGCACCTCGGGCTGCGGCTGGCCCGCGCGGTGGACCAGGCGGACGACCCGGCGGAGCGGGCGTTCCGGCGCATCGGTCTGCCGGTCGCGAAGTTCTGGGTGTGCAAGCGCACGTCGTTCCACGTCGCCGAGGCGCTGGAGACGCTCGGTGGCAACGGTTACGTCGAGGAGTCCGGCATGCCGATGCTCTTTCGCGAGTCGCCGCTCAACTCGATCTGGGAGGGCAGCGGCAACGTCAATGCACTCGACGTGCTGCGGGTGCTGCAGCGCACTCCCGAGGGCGTGGACGTATGGCGCGACGAGGTCGACGCCGCAGACACCCCCGAGCTGCGGGACGGCGTCGACGAGGTGCTGAAAACCATTGCCAACATTACCGATCCGGAGAGCGCGCAGTATGTCGCGCGCTGGCTCGCGGCGCGCATGGCGGTGCTGCTGCAGGCGAGCCTGCTCGTGCGGAACGCGCCGGCCGCGGTGGCCGACGCGTTCCTGGTGTCGCGGGTGCTCGGGCAGGGCGCCGGGGTCTTCGGCACCCTGCCCGCGGGTGTCGACACCGCCGCGATCGTGCGGCGGGCGACCCCCGTCATACCGTGA
- a CDS encoding phospholipase C produces the protein MRKKRAAVFAACAGVAVAASGATVAASGATVALSGGADATPVKAASAKGPIKHVVVLFDENISFDHYFGTYPNAANTDGTKFTAASHTPKANTVQNAGLIRSNPNLYNPFRLSSKQAVTCDQNHSYRPEQKAVNDGKNDKYVENTSVDTCTGQYGAPGLAMGYYDGNTVTGLWNYAQHYAMSDNMYSSTYGPSTPGALNLIAGQTYGVHAVDPKTGKPATDSYVLSGANAKGVGTVTNDPDPAYDDCSGKNHTSTNNLAVMDGKNIGDTMNDAGVSWGWFQGGFAPSTAYAGDGTYAQCKTSHTNIAGASSVDYSPHHNPFEYYKSTSNPHHLPPKSTAEIGHNGQANHEYDLTDFDKALAAGTMPAVSFLKAGEYQDGHAGYSDPIDEQHFLVDEINKIQQSPEWSSTAIVVTYDDSDGWYDHRSSKVLTGAQDASLNEPMCTAVKEPVTASGPQDDRCGPGPRMPFLVISPYAKPNSIGHAPLEQASVLTFIEQNWKLPQLGNGSFDARAASFGSLLSGSPKADTVLLNADGSVQSVTPPSKGKGKGKQS, from the coding sequence ATGCGTAAGAAGCGTGCAGCAGTGTTCGCGGCATGCGCCGGAGTCGCCGTCGCAGCGTCCGGTGCCACCGTCGCAGCGTCCGGTGCCACCGTCGCGCTGAGCGGAGGCGCCGACGCCACACCGGTGAAGGCCGCATCCGCCAAGGGTCCGATCAAGCACGTGGTCGTGCTGTTCGACGAGAACATCTCCTTCGACCACTACTTCGGCACCTACCCGAACGCCGCCAATACCGACGGCACGAAGTTCACCGCGGCGTCTCATACGCCCAAGGCCAACACCGTGCAGAACGCGGGGCTGATCCGGTCAAATCCCAATCTTTACAACCCTTTCCGGCTCTCGTCGAAGCAGGCCGTCACCTGCGACCAGAACCACTCCTACCGCCCCGAGCAGAAGGCGGTGAACGACGGTAAGAACGACAAGTACGTCGAGAACACCAGCGTCGACACCTGCACCGGGCAGTACGGCGCGCCGGGCCTGGCGATGGGCTACTACGACGGCAACACTGTCACCGGCCTCTGGAACTACGCCCAGCACTACGCGATGAGCGACAACATGTACAGCTCCACCTACGGTCCGTCGACCCCCGGCGCACTCAACCTGATCGCCGGACAGACCTACGGCGTGCACGCGGTCGACCCGAAGACCGGCAAGCCGGCCACCGACAGCTACGTCCTGTCGGGGGCGAACGCCAAGGGAGTCGGCACGGTCACCAACGACCCGGACCCGGCATACGACGACTGCTCGGGCAAGAACCACACCTCCACCAACAACCTCGCGGTGATGGACGGCAAGAACATCGGCGACACGATGAACGACGCCGGCGTCTCGTGGGGTTGGTTCCAGGGCGGATTCGCGCCGAGCACGGCGTACGCCGGGGACGGCACCTACGCCCAGTGCAAGACCTCGCACACCAACATCGCGGGCGCCTCGTCGGTCGACTACAGCCCGCACCACAACCCGTTCGAGTACTACAAGTCGACCTCGAACCCGCACCACCTGCCGCCGAAGTCGACCGCCGAGATCGGCCACAACGGGCAGGCCAACCACGAGTACGACCTGACCGACTTCGACAAGGCGCTCGCCGCGGGCACCATGCCGGCGGTGTCCTTCCTCAAGGCCGGCGAATACCAGGACGGTCACGCGGGCTACTCCGACCCGATCGACGAGCAGCACTTCCTGGTCGACGAGATCAACAAGATCCAGCAGTCACCGGAGTGGAGCAGCACCGCGATCGTCGTGACGTATGACGACTCCGACGGCTGGTATGACCACCGGAGCTCGAAGGTGCTCACCGGCGCTCAGGACGCCTCGCTCAACGAGCCGATGTGCACCGCGGTCAAGGAGCCGGTCACCGCGTCCGGCCCGCAGGACGACCGGTGCGGCCCCGGCCCGCGCATGCCGTTCCTCGTGATCTCGCCCTACGCCAAGCCCAACTCGATCGGTCACGCGCCGCTGGAGCAGGCGTCGGTGCTGACCTTCATCGAGCAGAACTGGAAGCTGCCGCAACTCGGCAACGGCTCCTTCGACGCCCGCGCGGCATCGTTCGGGTCGCTGCTCAGCGGCAGCCCGAAGGCCGACACCGTGCTGCTCAACGCCGACGGCTCGGTGCAGTCCGTGACGCCCCCGTCCAAGGGCAAGGGCAAGGGCAAGCAGAGCTGA
- a CDS encoding Dyp-type peroxidase — protein sequence MSEGRGATENLSADRAEDTNAVRTAGASTPSRRRLLQAGTFAAGAGAFAAALRAGGSPSPSAPAASQRRAIAGFHGAHQGGVLGSPLPAATFTAFDLTVTGRSELSALLHTLTDTLRAQTAGGIPAPVGVTTTAGTGILGPDAPGNALESIVGLGSGVFTGRFGLQGAKPRRLRPMDTFANDQLDPAWCGGDLLLTLQSHERDVVLSALREVCRATRGAMQIRWKQDAFTAPPRPSGAPRNLLGFKDGIAGPDTTDDAQLRKLVWSGAGEPAWAAGGSYYVVRRIRMLVEFWDRVSTSEQERIFGRRKDSGAPLTGGTETTAPDYTDDPKGDAIPLDSHIRSANPRTPQSADSQFLRRSYSYDAGVDSVGNLDMGLMFGAFNNDLDRQFVTVQKRLADEPLADYITPVGGGYFFALPGVRNARDFYGSALLA from the coding sequence ATGAGTGAGGGCAGAGGCGCGACAGAAAACCTGAGCGCCGACCGAGCCGAGGACACGAACGCGGTGCGGACCGCGGGAGCTTCCACCCCAAGCCGGCGTCGCCTGCTGCAGGCGGGCACGTTCGCCGCGGGCGCAGGTGCGTTCGCGGCCGCGCTGCGGGCCGGCGGGTCGCCGTCACCGTCAGCTCCCGCCGCGTCGCAGCGTCGGGCGATCGCCGGCTTCCACGGCGCCCACCAGGGCGGCGTGCTCGGAAGCCCTTTGCCAGCAGCGACTTTCACCGCATTCGACCTCACTGTCACCGGCAGGTCCGAGCTGTCCGCGTTGCTGCACACTCTCACCGACACGCTCCGGGCGCAGACGGCCGGCGGCATACCGGCGCCGGTCGGCGTCACGACGACCGCCGGCACCGGCATCCTCGGGCCGGACGCGCCGGGCAACGCGCTCGAGTCGATCGTCGGGCTCGGATCCGGTGTGTTCACCGGCAGATTCGGCCTGCAGGGTGCGAAGCCGCGGCGGCTGCGACCGATGGACACCTTCGCCAACGACCAGCTCGACCCGGCCTGGTGCGGCGGTGACCTGCTGCTCACTCTCCAGAGCCACGAGCGCGACGTCGTGCTGAGCGCCCTGCGGGAGGTATGCCGGGCAACCCGCGGAGCCATGCAGATCCGTTGGAAACAGGATGCTTTCACCGCTCCCCCGCGCCCGAGCGGAGCACCGCGCAACCTGCTGGGCTTCAAGGACGGCATCGCCGGTCCGGACACCACCGACGACGCGCAGCTGCGGAAGCTGGTCTGGTCCGGCGCCGGCGAACCCGCATGGGCGGCCGGCGGCAGCTACTACGTGGTGCGTCGCATCCGGATGCTCGTGGAGTTCTGGGACCGGGTGTCGACCTCGGAGCAGGAGCGCATCTTCGGCCGCCGCAAGGACTCCGGGGCCCCGCTCACCGGTGGCACCGAGACGACCGCGCCCGACTACACCGACGACCCCAAGGGCGACGCGATCCCGCTCGACAGCCACATCCGGTCGGCCAACCCGCGCACCCCGCAGAGCGCCGACTCGCAGTTCCTGCGGCGCTCGTATTCGTATGACGCAGGCGTGGATTCGGTCGGCAACCTCGACATGGGGCTGATGTTCGGCGCCTTCAACAACGACCTCGACCGGCAGTTCGTCACCGTCCAGAAGCGGCTCGCCGACGAACCGCTCGCGGACTACATCACCCCGGTCGGCGGCGGCTACTTCTTCGCGCTGCCGGGGGTGCGCAACGCCCGAGACTTCTACGGCAGCGCCCTGCTGGCGTAG